In Propionicimonas paludicola, a single window of DNA contains:
- a CDS encoding YqgE/AlgH family protein has protein sequence MSGFAVGDLLVAGITISDGVFDGTVVLLVEVDESGTVGVVLNRISELDLGSALPSWAGLVSEPARLFDGGPVSQQGAICLAEPSHAGEEPPGWRPIFGRVGLLNLETPVEIAAGAYRRLRIFAGYAGWDAGQLERELELAMWHVLPAAHDDVFDTQPNSLWRRVLRRQGGELALLSTWTANAELN, from the coding sequence ATGTCCGGATTCGCGGTTGGCGACCTGTTGGTTGCCGGCATCACGATCAGCGACGGTGTCTTCGACGGCACCGTGGTGCTGCTGGTCGAGGTGGACGAGTCCGGCACGGTCGGAGTCGTCCTGAACCGCATCTCCGAACTCGATCTGGGCAGTGCACTTCCGTCCTGGGCCGGTCTGGTCAGCGAGCCGGCCCGGCTGTTCGACGGCGGCCCGGTGTCCCAGCAGGGAGCGATCTGCCTGGCGGAGCCGTCCCACGCCGGTGAGGAGCCGCCCGGCTGGCGTCCGATCTTCGGAAGGGTGGGGCTGCTCAACCTGGAGACCCCCGTGGAGATCGCTGCCGGGGCCTACCGACGCCTGCGGATCTTCGCCGGCTACGCCGGTTGGGATGCCGGTCAGTTGGAACGGGAGCTCGAGTTGGCCATGTGGCATGTGCTGCCGGCGGCCCATGATGACGTCTTCGACACCCAGCCGAACAGCTTGTGGCGGCGGGTACTACGTCGGCAAGGGGGAGAGCTCGCGCTGCTCTCCACATGGACGGCGAACGCGGAACTCAACTGA
- the mtrA gene encoding MtrAB system response regulator MtrA → MLSEAPRTAPARILVVDDDEALAEMLHIVLESEGYDARLCHNGDTALAAFHDYRPDLVLLDLMLPGRDGVDVCRDIREESGVPVIMLTAKSDTTDVVDGLAAGADDYVPKPFKTQELIARIKTRLRRHVVADSDNDTLRIGDLVIRVNEHTVRRGDSEITLTPLEFDLLLALARRPRQAFTREVLLEEVWGYRHASDTRLVNVHVQRLRSKIEKDPEKPEIIVTVRGVGYRAGESKSA, encoded by the coding sequence TTGCTTTCAGAGGCTCCCCGCACCGCACCGGCGCGGATCCTGGTGGTGGATGACGACGAGGCCCTCGCCGAGATGCTGCACATCGTGCTGGAGTCGGAGGGGTACGACGCTCGGCTCTGCCATAACGGTGATACTGCGCTGGCTGCCTTCCACGACTACCGCCCCGATCTGGTCCTGCTGGATCTGATGCTGCCCGGCCGCGACGGAGTGGACGTCTGCCGCGACATCCGCGAGGAGTCCGGAGTCCCGGTGATCATGCTCACCGCCAAGTCCGACACCACCGATGTGGTGGACGGACTGGCTGCCGGCGCCGACGACTACGTCCCCAAGCCGTTCAAGACTCAGGAACTGATCGCCCGGATCAAGACCCGGCTGCGCCGCCATGTGGTGGCCGACTCCGACAACGACACGCTGCGGATCGGTGATCTGGTGATCCGGGTCAACGAGCACACCGTCCGGCGCGGCGACAGCGAGATCACCTTGACCCCGCTGGAGTTCGACCTGTTGCTGGCCCTGGCCCGCCGTCCGCGGCAGGCCTTCACCCGTGAGGTCCTCCTCGAAGAGGTGTGGGGTTACCGGCACGCATCGGACACCCGGCTGGTGAACGTCCATGTGCAGCGGTTGCGCTCCAAGATCGAGAAGGACCCGGAGAAGCCCGAAATCATCGTGACGGTGCGCGGCGTCGGCTACCGCGCCGGTGAGTCCAAGTCGGCCTGA
- the mtrB gene encoding MtrAB system histidine kinase MtrB, which translates to MKRWLARLNPLQLWSRSLPYRVVTSTMLAAVLILMATGWFLTAQSVQGIMAGKTQASVAEASSVVTSMQRDLSATDPRTTSLGERITQLTREAANRGKVGNQYFVVVETSIAQIGTEGVASSSIPDSIRAAAADEDGLWSTPTMIRFTDSRPEEPGLVVASRLLAPGQEPYRIFFLFSTGQEQQTLAVVQQATLATGLFVIVGLAVMVYLISLQMLRPVRDARLAAERLAAGHLTDRMKVTGTEDLAGLARSMNHMAAELEHKITELEHLSAVQQRFVSDVSHELRTPLTTIRMASEVIHAHRFSFDAASGRSAELLSAELDRFEELLADLLEISRFDAGAAQLALDDVDLHGLSTEEVAAVQRLAEESGSTLTVLASGNCVAEVDGRRIRRILRNLLTNAIEHGEGRPIVVQVAGDDKSVAIAVRDHGVGFTVAEGGQVFNRFWRADPSRGRRVGGTGLGLSIALEDARLHGGWLTAWGRPGEGAQFRLTVPRRAGDTVRSSPLPLIPDDVKEDVDAISN; encoded by the coding sequence ATGAAGCGCTGGCTGGCCCGGCTGAACCCACTGCAGCTGTGGTCGCGCTCGCTGCCGTATCGGGTGGTGACCAGCACCATGCTGGCTGCGGTGCTGATCCTGATGGCCACCGGCTGGTTCCTCACCGCTCAGTCGGTCCAGGGAATCATGGCCGGAAAGACCCAGGCCAGCGTGGCTGAGGCATCCTCGGTGGTGACCAGCATGCAGCGCGACCTGTCCGCCACCGACCCGCGGACGACCTCGCTGGGCGAGCGAATCACCCAGCTGACCAGGGAAGCGGCCAACCGCGGCAAGGTCGGCAACCAGTACTTCGTGGTCGTGGAGACGTCGATCGCCCAGATCGGAACCGAGGGTGTGGCCTCCAGCAGCATCCCGGACTCGATCCGGGCGGCCGCAGCGGACGAGGACGGGCTGTGGAGCACTCCGACCATGATCCGCTTCACCGACAGCCGACCCGAGGAGCCCGGGTTGGTGGTCGCGTCCCGGCTGCTGGCACCGGGCCAGGAGCCCTACCGGATCTTCTTCTTGTTCTCCACAGGCCAGGAACAGCAGACCCTCGCCGTGGTCCAGCAGGCCACCTTGGCCACCGGCCTGTTCGTGATCGTGGGACTGGCTGTGATGGTCTACCTGATCTCGCTGCAGATGCTGCGCCCGGTGCGTGATGCCCGTCTGGCCGCAGAGCGCCTGGCCGCCGGTCACCTCACCGACCGGATGAAGGTGACCGGAACCGAGGACCTGGCCGGACTGGCCCGTTCGATGAACCACATGGCCGCCGAGCTGGAACACAAGATCACCGAGTTGGAGCATCTCTCGGCCGTGCAGCAGCGGTTCGTGTCGGACGTCTCACACGAACTGCGTACCCCGCTGACCACCATCCGGATGGCCAGCGAAGTGATCCACGCCCACCGGTTCAGCTTCGATGCGGCCTCGGGACGCTCTGCCGAACTGCTGTCCGCCGAGCTGGATCGGTTCGAGGAGTTGCTCGCCGACCTGCTGGAGATCTCCCGCTTCGACGCCGGTGCCGCCCAGCTGGCGCTGGACGATGTGGACCTGCATGGGCTGTCCACCGAGGAGGTGGCCGCCGTGCAGCGGCTGGCCGAGGAGTCCGGCAGCACCCTGACCGTGCTGGCCAGTGGCAACTGCGTGGCCGAGGTCGACGGACGTCGGATTCGGCGGATCCTGCGCAACCTGCTCACCAATGCCATCGAGCACGGTGAGGGACGACCGATCGTGGTTCAGGTCGCCGGGGACGACAAGTCGGTGGCGATCGCCGTCCGCGATCATGGCGTCGGGTTCACCGTCGCCGAAGGTGGCCAGGTGTTCAACCGCTTCTGGCGGGCCGACCCGTCCCGTGGCCGCCGGGTCGGTGGCACCGGGCTGGGCCTGTCGATCGCGCTGGAGGATGCCCGATTGCACGGCGGCTGGCTGACGGCCTGGGGACGGCCGGGGGAGGGAGCCCAGTTCCGGCTGACGGTGCCGCGGCGGGCCGGCGACACGGTGCGATCCTCGCCGCTGCCGCTGATCCCCGATGACGTGAAGGAGGACGTCGATGCGATCAGCAACTGA
- a CDS encoding GerMN domain-containing protein, producing the protein MRSATERLMIAALAVLLTGCASVPTTGPVAHHTPQAVSVDGGVRVDPLPPSEGASPLLIVEGFLHAMSTYQPDYAVARQYLTDQASKEWHPEDGVQVYADGVPLTDAGSSVRLLAQPVGRVDAKGIYSAADAKSDPIRQDFALVKNSQGQWRISKPPTGLLLSRYLFSTGFADVDLHFLDATGSVLVPDSRFFASGDQAIRAAVEAELAGPSDWLKPAVQPIDTAGVSVVSLDLDRTGLVKITLGGRASSLNAAQRQRLLAELAFTLASFTQVAGLTVTTESGTWMDPAGRAVVTSASYSQLSPDNSGSSGVLFAVEGDDHKVRQIRNVTDASQSLEVVNGLTNPGALTVNAAATELAAVSTDGRVLEVSRIGETKARQLRVGSGLLRPDYGRNGELWSAAAASIRQLKVYRADAEVAVDTSAVPNLPVVAMRLSPDGVRLALALKVGKSTQVGLATIVRQGETFRLGSWRPLTLTTTGTASGAATDIGWTNATGLAVLVTGDTGGSSVLKTTEDADTVTDLGPGDAGPLVQLAVAPGRSTLARSAEGNVYRYDGEFAWPMTMSAVTSLVYSG; encoded by the coding sequence ATGCGATCAGCAACTGAGCGCCTGATGATCGCGGCCCTGGCGGTGCTGCTCACCGGCTGCGCGTCGGTGCCGACCACCGGGCCGGTGGCCCACCACACGCCGCAGGCGGTGAGCGTTGACGGCGGCGTCCGGGTCGATCCACTGCCGCCGTCGGAGGGGGCCAGCCCGCTGCTGATCGTCGAAGGCTTCCTGCACGCGATGAGCACCTATCAGCCCGACTATGCCGTGGCCCGGCAGTACCTGACTGACCAGGCCAGCAAGGAATGGCATCCCGAGGACGGTGTCCAGGTCTATGCCGACGGCGTGCCGCTCACCGATGCCGGGTCCTCGGTGCGACTGCTCGCCCAGCCGGTCGGCCGGGTGGACGCCAAGGGCATCTACTCCGCGGCCGATGCGAAGTCCGACCCGATCCGTCAGGACTTCGCCTTGGTGAAGAACTCCCAAGGTCAGTGGCGGATCTCCAAGCCGCCGACCGGGCTGCTGCTGTCCCGCTATCTGTTCTCCACCGGTTTCGCCGACGTGGACTTGCACTTCCTCGATGCCACCGGGTCGGTGCTGGTGCCGGACTCCCGGTTCTTCGCCAGCGGGGACCAGGCGATCAGGGCCGCGGTCGAGGCCGAGCTGGCCGGGCCGTCGGACTGGCTGAAGCCGGCCGTCCAGCCGATCGACACGGCTGGAGTGAGTGTGGTCTCGCTCGACCTGGACCGGACCGGGCTGGTCAAGATCACCCTGGGCGGGAGAGCGTCCTCGCTCAATGCCGCACAGCGACAGCGGCTCCTGGCCGAGTTGGCGTTCACCCTGGCCAGCTTCACTCAGGTGGCCGGGCTGACCGTTACCACGGAGTCGGGCACCTGGATGGATCCGGCCGGACGCGCCGTGGTCACCAGCGCCAGCTACAGCCAGCTCAGCCCGGATAACTCCGGTTCCTCCGGGGTGTTGTTCGCGGTCGAGGGCGATGACCACAAGGTGCGTCAGATCCGCAACGTGACCGATGCCAGTCAGAGCCTCGAAGTGGTGAACGGGTTGACCAACCCCGGCGCTCTCACCGTGAATGCGGCGGCAACCGAGTTGGCGGCGGTGAGCACGGACGGGCGAGTGCTCGAGGTCAGCCGGATCGGCGAGACGAAGGCACGGCAGCTGCGGGTCGGCTCCGGGCTGCTCCGACCCGACTACGGCCGCAACGGTGAGCTCTGGTCGGCCGCAGCGGCCAGCATTCGGCAGCTGAAGGTGTACCGCGCCGATGCCGAGGTGGCCGTGGACACCTCTGCGGTGCCGAACCTGCCGGTGGTGGCGATGCGACTGTCACCCGACGGGGTCCGGCTGGCGCTGGCGCTCAAGGTCGGCAAGTCGACCCAGGTCGGCCTGGCCACGATCGTCCGGCAAGGTGAGACCTTCCGGCTGGGCAGCTGGCGACCGCTCACCCTGACCACCACCGGAACGGCCTCCGGGGCGGCCACGGACATCGGCTGGACGAATGCGACCGGGCTGGCGGTGCTGGTCACCGGGGACACCGGCGGATCCAGCGTGCTCAAGACCACCGAGGACGCCGACACGGTGACAGATCTGGGACCCGGTGACGCCGGCCCGCTGGTCCAGCTCGCCGTGGCGCCGGGCCGGTCCACGCTGGCCCGCAGCGCCGAGGGCAATGTCTATCGCTACGACGGCGAGTTCGCCTGGCCGATGACCATGTCGGCGGTGACTTCGCTGGTCTATTCCGGCTAG
- a CDS encoding ComF family protein: protein MDGLAGLPPVYAAGGYAGVLKEVLIAAKERSALGLLPLLAERLAAAVAALLLDDPVQPVQLVNVPTLPARAVERGLDHTRELARLAALRLRRLEVDVWPRSLLVVQRRPQDQSGLSRGQRWRNLEGAFRAGGVPTVPVILCDDIVTTGATLAEATRACRAAGAVVLGCVTVAATAKGGPC from the coding sequence GTGGACGGTCTGGCCGGGCTGCCTCCGGTGTATGCGGCCGGCGGCTACGCCGGGGTGCTGAAGGAGGTGTTGATCGCGGCTAAGGAGCGCTCGGCGCTCGGGCTGCTTCCGCTGCTGGCCGAAAGACTGGCCGCCGCCGTGGCGGCCCTCCTGCTGGACGACCCGGTCCAGCCGGTGCAGCTGGTCAATGTGCCGACTCTGCCAGCCCGAGCCGTGGAGCGAGGCTTGGATCACACCCGTGAGCTGGCCCGGCTGGCCGCACTACGGCTGCGGCGGCTGGAGGTGGACGTCTGGCCGCGCTCGCTTTTGGTGGTGCAGCGGCGTCCCCAGGACCAGTCCGGGCTGTCCCGCGGGCAGCGCTGGCGCAACCTTGAAGGGGCGTTCCGGGCCGGTGGCGTCCCGACCGTCCCGGTGATCTTGTGCGATGACATCGTCACCACGGGGGCCACGCTGGCCGAAGCCACCCGGGCCTGCCGGGCGGCCGGGGCAGTGGTGCTGGGCTGCGTCACCGTGGCGGCGACAGCGAAAGGGGGCCCCTGCTGA
- a CDS encoding P-II family nitrogen regulator has translation MKLVTAIIQPEALETVQKALVRHGVGGMTISEVSGYGRQRGHVEVYRGEEYTIDFITKVRLEVLVDDEEAEALTGVIVQAARTGQVGDGKVWVIPVDTVVRVRTGESDSSAI, from the coding sequence GTGAAACTGGTAACCGCCATCATCCAGCCGGAGGCGCTGGAGACCGTGCAGAAGGCGCTGGTGCGCCATGGCGTGGGTGGAATGACCATCTCCGAGGTGTCCGGCTACGGCCGCCAGCGGGGTCACGTCGAGGTCTACCGCGGTGAGGAATACACCATCGACTTCATCACCAAGGTTCGCCTGGAGGTCCTGGTCGACGACGAGGAGGCCGAGGCTTTGACCGGCGTCATCGTCCAGGCCGCTCGGACCGGCCAGGTCGGCGACGGCAAGGTCTGGGTTATCCCGGTGGATACCGTCGTTCGGGTTCGGACGGGCGAAAGCGACTCTTCCGCCATCTGA